A window of Strigops habroptila isolate Jane chromosome 5, bStrHab1.2.pri, whole genome shotgun sequence genomic DNA:
CTGTAATGTTTGCACTGTCAGCTGTTTGCAGCAGACTACACCTTATGCTCTTTTAGGTCGTCTGAGAACACTGTCTGCAGCTGTGGTATGGGGTAAGCCTGAAGGCTAGATCTTGCCATCATCTCAGAAGAAACTTGTGGGCCTTCCTGGTTCTAATGGGTTGGTGGTTTTGGTAGAAAGAGTAGATATGGCTTATAGTCAGTCACCTGTGTAGGCATTTGCACTACTTGATTTTTAAGCCACCTGATTTATAGATATTACTGCCTTAACTGGCTTTTCCCAGCAGGAGTGATCCCATTGAGGTGTTCAagttcattctttttcattatcagtcttttcttctctgttttctttccttatcttTTCTGCTAGTGTACATAGAGGGAACctctttttcttatgttttcttaATATTCATACCTGCACAGCCTTCCTGGAATTGACATGAACATATAGTTTGTTATTATGAACAGAATAAAggtattttgcatatttataatCAGTGGTGATCAAGACTACTTTTAGGGAAGTCCTTTCATCCGTCACTGTTATTAGTCATCAATTGGCGCCATACCTTTGGCAAGAAAATTGCTCAGggagtttttttcctctccagctttaCTGGTGATTTATTTCTCAAATCCTGGAGATTAGTTTCCTCTCTAGCAGAATAAAGAGCATTTGCCATAATGTACCTCCAAGGATGCCAGGCTGAGGGCACTGGAGTGTCCATATCAATAACTCAGGCTTTGTCCCACTCCTGCAGCACCAGTTTAACATAAAGTATCAGTGTTATTTCTTAGTGGTGTTGGTAACGGTCTTTTTAGCTGCAGTTGCAATAGAGAACACATTTATGAAGAAATGCTCAAAGAGCATAGCAGTTCCCTGGGGTTGAAAgtcctgtttgctttctgtattcAACAGCTACTGTAGGCTCTtggctttctctcttctgtgtgAGCCTTTATAGTagcactgaagaacagaaaaacattatccaaacaaaacctgcttgTAACAACAACAGAAGAAGAGACAAAATAGTAATATTAATGTTAAAATCCACAATCTGCCCTTATTGTGgtgtatttgttttgcagttatttAAATGGATGGGGCCCTctagacagataggagcaggCTCACATTCACAAGCCCTGTCCgcatgggggacttcaactcCCGATGTCTGTTtgagggacaacacagcagggtGTAAGCAATCCAGGAGCTTCCTGGAACGTGttgataacttccttctccaagtgacaGAGGAGCCAAGGAGGAGATGTGTTATGTTGGATCTTGTTCTCACCAACAGGGAAGGGCAGGTAGGGAATGTGAATTCTGTGTGAAGCTCAAGAGCAggcttggctgcagtgaccgTGACATTGTAGAGTTCAAGATCCTTAGGTCAGCAAGgagggcacacagcaagctcactaccctttcctggacttcaggaaagcagactttggcaTCAAGGAGTTGCTTGATAAAGTACCATGGGATAAAGtcctggagggaagagaagccCAAGgaagctggttaatattcagggttcacctcctccaagctcaggagcaatgCATCCTGCCAAAAAGGAAGTCAAGCAAGAACACCAGGAGGCCTGTGTAGGTGAACGAGGAGCTCCTGGGCAAACTCCAGCAGAAAAGGAAGCCTACGGAGGGAGGCAGCAAGGACAGGTTGCCTGGGAGGATCACAGAGAAATtgtctgagcagccagggaACAGGTTAGGAAGGCTAATGCCCTGATAAAATTAAGTCTGACCAGGGATGTCAAGGGCAGCAAGAAAAGCTTCTCTAGGTACACTGGGGgtaaaaggaagactagggaaaatgtgggccctcttTGGAATGAAACAGGAGGCCTGGTTACCTGGgatatggagaaggctgaggtactcaataACCTTTTTGCCTCGGTCTTCATTGGCAAGTGctgcagccacactgcccaagtcacaGGAGGCAAAGTCAGGGACGGGGAGAATGAGGAACCATGCACTGTAGGAGAAGAGgaggtttgagaccatctaaAGACCCTGAAGgtacacaagtccatgggacctgatgagatgcatccactggtcctgagggagctgatGGATGAAGTGGCTAAGCCACTATCCATATTAGAGAAGTCGTGGCAATCtagtgaagttcccactgactggaaaaggggaaacatacGACAGGGTTATGTTGGGGGTGGttaagggaagagcaactgacgtcatctacctggacttgtgcaaaatgtttggcactgtcccacacgacatccttgtaTATAAGCTGCTCTTGTGAGAGCagtcctgcattcagctctggggtccccaatATAAGAAGGGCACAGACCTGTTGGAGGaagtccagagaaggaccacgaggatgataagagggctggagcacctctcttatggaggcaggctgagagagctgggtttgttcagcctggagaagagaaggctccgaacagaccttagagcagcttccagtacctaaagggcCCTACAACAAATCTGGAGAgtgacattttacaagggcatgtagaggtaggacaagggggaatggctttaaactgaaagggggTGGATTTAGGGTAGATACAAGGAAGCAagctcttcactgtgagggtggtgaggcactgcagcaggttgctcgaagaagctgtggctgccccatccctggcagtgttcaaggccaggttggacggggctttgagcaacctggcctagtggaaggtgttcctcCCCATGGCAGTTCCATctagttggaactagatgatctttgaggtatcttccaaccctaaccactATATGTTTGTTATGTGGTATTTTCAAAAGTGCCAGCCTTCAAGCTATTGCTGCTCTTTTTGAACTACAGTGTGAGTCAGCAGATTTTGATAGGGTGCAGAGTTCTTTCATCCTCCACCCCTAGTTCAAATTGTCTCTGTTTTGCTCCTTTTGCCAGGTCCTGCTGCAGTGGTTAAAGATGCTGCTGAAGTTTTACAGatctttttcaaataattaaattgtttgaatttccttcttttacaaTGTATGTTTTGTATTGTGTATCCTTAAAAGATCTGTTGTGGTAGTGACAATATTTGTCAGAGTctaaataaagattattttagtTAAATATTGCCAGTGCTTTAacttctgtgccttttttctttcctgtctccaCAGCTGTGATTGGGTTATTGTACCCATGCATGGACAGACATCTGGGAGAGCCACATAAATTTAAGAGAGAATGGTCCAGTGTAATGCGATGTGTAGCAGTCTTTGTGGGAATAAATCATGCCAGCGCTGTATCCTATATTCTAATTTGTGATAACAGATGGGTTTCCACTAAAACAAAGCTCACATAGTCAGTCATGGTGAATTTTGTTAAAGATATAATGTGCAGCATTTCTGCAAGGGAAATGCAGAATATGTGTTAGTGTTAAACTGTCATAGCACTGTTGGAGGTGGTAAGTCTCatgttttttcattctgaaaaatcttttcattagAAATGTCTCAATATTGGGCTTTGTCTTCCTTATAGtcaagggggttggaactaggttatctttaaggtcctttccaatccaaacgATTCTGTGCTTCTATGAAATCTTTATGTGGTAGGTGTTACAGAAAAGTGCTGTAAGAGATTCCAAGGGTTGATGTCTCTTTAACACCAAAGTAAGAGGTCGAAGCCCAGTCTTGAGGTCATCAATGAAGCATATGCACTTTGAAAGCATGGGGAAAACTCAGGATCAGGTAATACTCAGGACTACACAAAGCAACTAGGCTTTGTTACCCCATTCTGTAAATTATGCCATGATGCTGGGAGAGTAGTTACCATTCCTGTGGTCATTCAGGAAGAGCAATTAGAAGTCAGTCAGCATGTTGCAGCACATTATGCTCCTCCTAATTGTGTAGATATTCAGATACATCTTGCAAAAATGTGCTCAAAActggcatcccttccctctgaAGCAGCTAGGGGCATGCTGAGTGATGGGGTGCTTTTCATGTGGGCTGGCACACCTTACGTGTGTGAGTCTTAGTGGTTTTGTATAGTCATGCCTAGTACCTCCTCTGTCAGGTAGCACCAGGATCTATCTGAGAAAATTGGGTTCTTGTAAACTAATTAGAAGGAAAGTTGATCATCTCTGGAACAATAATGTCCTTAAGTGTCAGCTCCAACACAGTTTGCAGAAGTCATGCTAAGAAGTTCTTATTGCATGCTACTGAATTTCCTCATTTCCAGGAAAAGAGGGCAAGTGAAAGATGTGAGAGCTGGCTGAATTCTTACAGAGGTGACTTGGCCCTCaatgggttttgttgtttgcttttgttcccACCAGCCATCCTGTCCAGTTTGGTTGGATGAGCTGAAGCTGCCACGGTTCAGAGTCATTCCCACTGTCCCTCACTAACCTTGCTCTCCTTGCCAAAGACGCATTAATCTGGTCCTGTGGTCTCAGTGACCTGGACTGTACATGTTGTGTAAGCACATGCAACTTCACCGTTTTTAACAAATAAAGGAGAATTGACACCATCTCTCTGCATGGGTCAGATTATTTACAGCAAACCTTCTTGCAGTTTTCTAACAGTTGTTACACATATTCCAGGACATCATTAATGTACAGTCTGTATTTCCTCCTTTACAGCTGTCCagactgctttcttttcagcataTTACCAGTTCTGCACATTGCTGTATTTggtgtggtttttggttttgtttgacaTTTTTCCTGATGCTATTGATTTTTATCCCGCAGTTATTATTTCAGTTAGTAGAACTTGTTTCTCATTTCCTCTAGGTCTCTCTCCACGTCTTTGTGAGAAAATAGGGCAGTGTTTTTATGTTGTCATCCCATAAATTTGTTTTCAGGCTTATGAAACTTGACAGCATACTATTTAATAATCTGTTATTGACAGGAGAAGTGAGGATGAGTTAgtatttcaaaaatactttgaagaaTATGAAACACCACAGAGATACCTGGTGTGACTTCACACTTTTATCACAGGGTTgacaaaactgattttcaaTGTTAATTTACATGTACACGTACATTTTGTTTTatagaaaacatcagtgtttttaATGTTTAGCTGAATGTAAACTACCatgtaaattaaacaaaattgcAATTAAGTAGGAgtaataaataccttttttcaGTAAATCCCTGTCATTTGGAGGAGTCTAATGCTAGATTTAAGATTTCATGCTTAGTGTAATAAAGGACCAGATAAGGATGAGATGTCCTTACTCTGAACAGTAACATGCACATTGTATGTCTCTATAAAATGTCTGTGTTGTCTGGTAGGTGAGTAGTCTCTTCTCTCTTGTACAGGGCTAAGACCCTAAAAATGTGAAGAATTGTCACGAGTCTTTAGTTTCCTGATATATTGGCAACACTTACAAGGCTTATTTCCTTGTACTTCGTAGCTGTGTGATGGCCGATACAGCtaaggctgtatttttttaaatggtattttagCCAAAATATGATGAACAGAATGGACAAAACTGCTTTACAATTGTATATGATATTTCTAAGCTTATCCTTAACGATCAACACAGAAAGTGGATTTTGCCAACAATATCCAGTTGTCTCTCACACTAGCAGCCCTGTCAATTGGACTGTGGTGGACGTTTGATAGATCACGAAGTGGCTTTGGTCTTGGAGTAGGAATTGCTTTCCTGGCCACATTGGTGTCACAACTTCTGGTCTACAATGGAGTTTATCAGTAAGTATTTACTCCTTTAAGGTTAAATGATTATTTCCTGAAGTTATAACATAAAATTAGAATAACTAAAAGGGTAGAATTTGACATGATTTCCAAAGCTGCCAGCACTTAATTTTGAGCATAGCATAAATTGGACTGTTTATGAAAGCTTTGGTGTGTTTCTAAATAAGACACTTGGTTGGAAGTTGcttatttcaataaaattgCTACCTTACCGACAATGTAACATGCTTTTCTTAGTAGAAAAAATGGCATTATAATCAATAAGAAGCCTCCTTTGTTATTTACTGCAAGTAATTTAATGTCTGTAATACGTTTCTTTTAGAGCTGAAATGTCCTAATACTTAAAATTGTGAATTTGTCTCATGTGTTTTGAACATTCTATGTGTTACACAATGTTGAGCTCAGAGTGTTATTTTCCAGATACACGTCTCCAGATTTCCTCTATGTTCGTTCCTGGTTGCCATGTATATTTTTTGCTGGTGGAATAACTATGGGCAATATTGGCAGGCAGCTGGCAATGGTAAGTTTGGAGGGGGGATTGATTACCTTCTAGTAAGTTTTAGTCTACATGTCATTCTGTGCTGGGTTGACTCTGGCTGGATGCTCTATTGCTCCCCCTTctcaactggacaggggagagaagatAAAACAAAAGGCTCATAGGTCAAAATtaagggcagggagagattgctcaccagttactgtcacGAGCAAAGCAGGCTCAgcttggggaaattaatttcatttattaccaatcaaatcacAGTAGAATAATGAgaagtaaaaccaaatcttaaaaacaccgCCCCCCCCgaagcctgctccagcacaggcttcacGTGGaatcacagcctcctttgggcattcccctgctctggtgtagggtcctccatgggctgtaggtggatatctgctccgccatggacctccatgggctggagggggacagcctgcctcaccatggtgTGCGCTTTGAGCTGCagaggaatctctgctctggcacctggagcacctcctcccctccttctgcgctgaccttggtgtctgcagagctgttgctgttACATATTCTCATTCTTCTCTCTGTCTGCAATTGCCTTTGCTCAGTTTTTAATCCTTCTTAAGTATGTAACCCCAGAGGTACTACCACTGTTGCTGATGAGCTCAGCCTTGGCTAGGGgcaggtctgtcttggagctggtGGCATTGCTCCATTGGACGTGgaggaagcttctagcagcttctcacagaacCCACCTCTGTAGccccccactaccaaaaccttgccacaaaACCCAATACACATTCCTTCCTTCATATATACCAACCAGCTATTTGACTTATGGATGTGAAGTAAGAAAGAAATTGGTAATCATTGCTTTTGAGCCAGTTAGTGTATCATTCATAGGGTTATTCAGAGCACAGCCCATGACTTTGCTCTGTACACTCTCAGTTGCATTCTTCTAGTCTGTTCGGAACCAGGAGCTAAAGAAGAGCTCCTGTGTTTAGGGAGAAGTCAAGCCATCCTGTAATTCTgaactgctttttctgctgctcagagaggCAGAAATTGCAGCCAACAGTGTGTGCACAGAACTTAGGGAGACCAAACTCACCTAGGTGAAATGTAAGCTAAGCTATTTTATCATACATTTTGTAGAAAAATCCGGCTTGTAGCAGtctttttcatgtaatttaatatttaatgtaaattaatatGACTAATTTTGtcaatttctgttttgcagtatGAATGTAAAGTCATTGCAGAGAAGTCTCACGAGGACTGAGGAGAAACAATGTGCACCTTTTAAGCAGGAAAATATGTGACAAATGACTGTTGGAGGAGCATAAGGAACACTTGACTATGAAATTgccaaaatgcaattttttttcccttgagtgGTATACTTTACTGCAATCTGTGATTGCTGCTTCTATAGAAACCTTGATGTCTGATTTTGATTACTGTGAAGTTACAATAGTATGCAATACTTTTGACAACATTGGTTCAATTATAGGATTCTTTTTTCTAAATCCAGACAGTTTACCATAAAATCTTGTCTGTCCATAATGTTACAGTGCCAAACTGAACCTTTGCACTACATTTCTGTAGCTGAAACTTCTTGCTTCACTTTATCTTGAAAGTTTTGAGGAATTTGTTCTTAATAGCTCGGTAAAAGTCAAAGGATTcaaatttagaaataaagatCATCTCTTCACATGATGATAGCCCATAATATCTTTATGAAATTCATGGATTACAGGTGAGCTTTGATGCAATAAGTAACTGATTTTTGCCTATTAACACACTGTATCGTTCTTGCTCACATTACAGGTGAGAAATCTTAATATGGATTGTATGGGTTATTGCTGTAGCATTTCCTTCGTGGTATGTGTCCGGGATCACAGAATACAGAAATGGAAACTAAGACTGGAAataatttgctattttttcccctggtaCAACCAGTATACATGTTTGTATATGAATTTATGTGGGCCATCATCAGGTGTGGACAGGTTCTAAAATGATTGAGTAACAGAGCACAGTTCAGGTCATTCTTTTACAATCCCTTAAGTTGACTTGTGTTGAGCtcttataaggaaaaaaaaaaaaaaacaactaaggGAGTTTTTATTGCAAAACTTAGTTCTGCTGGACTAAAGCAGCCACTACAATATGGTGTCATAAAACCCTCCATTAGCAATGTTACTCTTGATAGTTCTTGTCTACTACCTGCTCTATTGGCAGGGATCAGCAGAAGGagacaaagctgtattttaggTACTTATGTAGCCCTTATTGCTGTGACTTTGGTCCAGGCAACCATGAATGCATTTGTTCTTATAGCAGTAGAGGTATTTATGAGGTAGAGAAATACTGTTACCCCACTTTTACAGGTGCCCGTGTGTGGAAAGTCTCATAGGACACGGAGCTGAAATAGGCTGCATGCTAATCCGTTCCCTTcttaagaagcagcattttagcGTGTGACCCATATTTGGGGGCATACGTGGAATTCCTCTTGGCTTTGCAGCATCCTTTTAAGACCATGAGATAAAAGAACTTGTGCAAGAAGGCAGAAGGCAGACTTGAAGAGGACACTGCTAACCTGTGCCAGCAGTGAATTTGGGATGGGATAtccctgctttgttttcaccCTTCTGTATCTGTGTCGATGATgtttaatatattcattttaattgttCGTGTTGAagtactatttttttaaatcttccatGAAAGGTTTATAAGACATATTACAGTCACCTGTGGAGGCTGGAGTTGGTCCAAAGAACAACCAGATGTTGTTTTAATAGAcaagtttttattaataaatgtgTGTATGCATTGTACATGAAAGCTTGAAATAGGAAACTCTTTTTCGGTCTTATATGCTCATCTCTAAGTCTGAAAAGTATGCAGTAGAGTGCTTCCAAAAGCATTGTTATGAAAGAGGTGGTCACAGAAGGAAGATTTCTTGAATGGGGAagcataaaattaataaataagcAATTGATGTATAAAGAAATTTGTTCTGCAGCTCCCCAAAGTTTCATCAGCTTGTCACAGTTCCATGACAGTTCAACTCCTGAAGCACACTTTTGTAGGGTAGTgtttcaggaaagcatttacAGATGCACTTTGCTTAAAGCAGAGGTAAACATGTTTAAGTAGATCCCTGACAAGAgatattcttttaataaaaccaTACTccagaaagaagtattttattaataaaaccaagaaactgTTAGGGCATGAAGTAAGGGTAAATTTCTTTAGGCAGGCTCTGGCATTTCACTGAAGAAGCTGTTGGGTCCCTTTCCATACAGTATTTTGCCTTCTCTGTTTTTACTTAAACAAATGGCTTCAGCTTGGTGGGCCGCATGATGCCTCTTGAATTATCACAGCATGAATGGCATAAAAATTCAGATGTTTCATATCCTAACTGTAGGGAATAATATGTTACCTCGTTAGCCAGTGTGCTGACTTGGTAGACAATTTAGTTTCATGACAACCAATAAATGTATGCAAGTGGAGTTGAGTAGGTTTTATTATTCACTTGGTGGTAGAACTGCTTTTACCTGCCACTCTAAATATTTACACAGAAGAAGCGTTGTGTATGTTAAAATGTGCAGTATGTCAGAAGTGTTTATTGTGCATCTGTGGCACCCACTTTACAACACTTTGTATTCGGATTCATTGAAACTTGATTAGAGTGTGCTGTCTGCTgacttcttttaaatttcattttagaaattttGAGCATGTTGTGCAAAGGCAGCAATCATCCAAAATAAATTTGGGTTGAGTCCTTTATTAGAtgcattttactatttttactCTCATTTGACTGAAGTCAATACAGGATTCACTTCTTCAATGTCATATTTTTTGAAACCGCATTGTAATTTTATGGCTGATGTGTTCAAACCCTGAAAAAGGTTCATGATGAGAATGCTGGCACCGCCTTAACTGTAGTGGGCTGAACATGCTGCTACTGTATAGCATGTAATTATAACATTGGactgtctttaaaatgttgttaAATAGAGAATGAATAAGGTATATTTTAGATACAACTTTATAAGCACTATAATGTCTTCACTAATTAAGCATTGTAAGGTCTATGCTGTTTGAACTGGCAAATTgctgttaaaagcaaaatgtgcaTTAAATACAGTTACAACCTTGTTTGCTaggctgtttctttcttcaggaggtaatactgcttttaaaaatacactgagtTGCCTTCTATCAGCAATCTCCTAATAATTTTGGCCATTGAGCTAGCATATTGGTTGCACAAGACACCTGTCTAGGaatactgaaaaagaagcagGCAAGATGAAATCGGTGGTGATTCTATCTTAATTAGCATGCTAAGCAGTGTTTGAGAATTTGCCCTTTTGAATCTGCAATGAGAATATTTGAGCTGGGGGAGAATATGCCAGATAACTTCCACCACAATACAGAAAATAGAGATTTAGATATAAATAGCCActatgaatatgaaaaaaaacccctacaaatGGCAGGGAATCCCttaatatatttgtattttttaatgttctggTCTGGATAAGAACTGAATGTTATTCTGGTATTCACAGACTGTCCATTCATAGTGCCCATCACTCTGTTTCAAAAAAGTTGTAACAAATAGAGGTTTAGaaatttgtaatgaaaaagcCTCCAGTATTTGAGATGCAGTGCCCACAGCAGGACAGCCCTGAGTGAAAGTTGGAAAGAGGATGGGGTGAATGGAATAGACCTGTGTTTGTGTTGGCAACTCATGACCCAAAAATCCTAGCTCTGCTGTCAAAATGCAGCATCCTGGGCATGCCAAATGTCTGGCCAGGCAAATCACAGCCAAGGATAGAAATAACTGTAATTTTAACTAGTCATGGCACTAAGATCAGTCAAAAGCATGCTGGTGAAGATGCTCTGCTGGAGTCTTAAGCTCTCCCTTTCATCTATAGCCTCTCCGTGAGAGCATTGCCCCAGGGAATGGAAACTCCAGGTCTTTCCTGCCCAAGTTCAGCCTGAGGGTGACGAATGGAAAGGTGCCCATTTCAGAGAGAATATTCCAACTGCTGGGCTGCCAGGCTCTTCTGACACACATTTCTTGCCTCCCTTCATAACCTGGCTGCTGTAAGCAGCTAGAAAGAGAGCAAACAAAGAAACTTTTCTGCCATAGCTTCTGTACTTGCCAtctggctgggagctgccatGGGGACCTGTGGGCATACACCAGCCTTCTCTTTTTATCTCTCCCAGCATGGAAGGAAGGCACATAATTTTACCAGCTGTGTCACCCCGACATTTTACGTATGCTTTTTACATTTTGGAGCTGTGTTACCAATAATTCCTAATGGTAACGGATGAATATAACCTGTGGAAGAGATGTTAAATATCAGATACAAGGCCTATAAAAGTACATGCACAGCTGGGCAGAGGGAATGTGTGTCTCACTGTGGGAATAGCTATCTAATGCGGTTAGTTTTGATGCCAGTAGTAAATGCAAAGCATGAGTAATTTTGCAGCTTAATGTTCAGTACTAAACGGTAAATGAAAGGTCAGTCCAACATATTAACTGTCATGGAATAGTAAACACTACTTTAATTGCTTCGTGCAGCCAGCTTAGATTTTTGGTGTGTCTGTTGTCATGTTTTGAGCAGCGTGGTCCAGAGCTTTGTCCTGATTGCTTCCCCCAGTCAAATGACGAAGCCTCAAATTAAAGGATAAACTTTATGCCTGGGCTTTTCAGGCAACATACTGGGAGTCTGTGCTTTGAATGCTtaaaagctgtgccaggggaagaGGTAGGGGTCATTTCTTTATCTGATTGGAACCGAAATCCAGGTTGAAATGtagctttgcattttcttgagcttttcctttcttgctcttTGTTTCTGAGTGCAGAAGTTTAGCAGCTCCTGTTACACTTTCAcgcttggtttgtttttagcCTCCTTAGCACTATATCAGATAGGAAACAATGtatgcaaataagaaaaaatatgaaggGGAAGGGTTGCTACTAAGTTTTCCCAGGCCAAGCCAGTTGAAAGgtcagtggtgcccagtgctCCATGTACATCAGCATCAGACGCACAACCTG
This region includes:
- the INSIG2 gene encoding insulin-induced gene 2 protein isoform X1, whose product is MAENGAMPTLPKKCGPYISSVTSCGMNLVIRGIVLFFIGVFLALVLNLLQIQRNVTLFPPDVITSIFSSAWWVPPCCGTASAVIGLLYPCMDRHLGEPHKFKREWSSVMRCVAVFVGINHASAKVDFANNIQLSLTLAALSIGLWWTFDRSRSGFGLGVGIAFLATLVSQLLVYNGVYQYTSPDFLYVRSWLPCIFFAGGITMGNIGRQLAMYECKVIAEKSHED
- the INSIG2 gene encoding insulin-induced gene 2 protein isoform X2, which produces MDRHLGEPHKFKREWSSVMRCVAVFVGINHASAKVDFANNIQLSLTLAALSIGLWWTFDRSRSGFGLGVGIAFLATLVSQLLVYNGVYQYTSPDFLYVRSWLPCIFFAGGITMGNIGRQLAMYECKVIAEKSHED